The DNA sequence CGGCCGGTGCGCCGGTGCCGGGCGGGGGCGCGGTCCGGGGTGGTGCCGTTCGGGGTGGGACTGCTGTGCTGCACGGGAACCTTCACCAGTTGAGGGGCACGTGGACCTGGAAATACTGGTGTCGTGCTCCGAGCGCGCCGGTGGCGGGTTCGCGGCCCGGCGGGGTGCGCCGCGGGATCGTGTCCCCGATCGTGCCGGCTGGGCGGTTCCCGACAAGCGTCGATCATCAGGTGGTGTGGCGCCGCTCACATCGTGCGGTGTGACGGGGCTGACATCCGTGCACGCGAAACCGCCCGGATCGCAGGATCCGGGCGGTTGTCGGGCGGTACGGAGTGTCAGGAAGCGGCTACGTCGCCGTAGAGTGCCTCGGTTTCGAGCTTGATGTCCACTCCGCGCTCCTGGAGGAACGTCACCGGGTCCCGAGGCTCGCCGTTGACATGGACCTCGAGGTGCAGGTGCGAGCCGTAGGAGTGGCCGGTGTTGCCGACCAGACCGAGCTGGTCGCCGGCCTTGACCTCCTGGCCCTCCTTGACGGTGACCGCGGAGGAGTGGCCGTAGATGGCCTCGCTGCCGTCGGCGTGCCGGACGATCACGGCGTAGCCGTAGCCGCCGAACCAGCCGGCCTTGGTGACGGTGCCGGCGTGGACCGCCTTGTAGGGCGTGCCCTCCGGCGCGACCAGGTCGATGCCGGTGTGCAGCTTGCCCCAGCGCATGCCGTAGGGCGACTTGAAGTCGTAGCCGTGCAGGGGGAGGAGCCAGGGGTCCTGCTCGGTGGCGGCGGCGTCGCCACCGGACCGGTCGTCCCGGGTGGCGCGGTCGGCGGTGTCGGCCCGGGCCGCGGCGTCCTGGCTGGCGATCGAGGCCTGCCGGAGCTCGTCGAGGACGGACGGGCTGACGCTCTTGGCGTCGGGGAGGGCGTTCGCGCCGAGGGCGACGATGCCGGCACCGACGAAGGCGGTCGTGACGACCGCCGCGTAGCGGCTCCGCGGGGGGGTGGGTACGCGGCGGCGACCGCGATATCGATCGGGCTCAGACGACAGGCGCTGGCGCACGCACACCCTCCGTTGTCGGGGATCCGATGCGACCTCGGACCGTTCGGTGAAGCTCGACCGAACCTCCGGTGCCGCGTCGTCACCCGTCCGTGGACTTGATGACAACCGTGGACACGTTAGCCAACAGCCACTCCTGTCACAAGCCGAAGCGCCGAACCGGCGTTTCGTTATGTACATTTCTATCCTGGCTTGTGATATCTCGTGTCACCGGTCGGCTGGCCCGTCGACTGGCCTTTCGTCGCGGACCGTGACCATTCGGCGGAGGTGTCCGGCTTCCGATGGGCCCGGCCGGGCGGTATGGCGCAGCCCGGGTTCCCGACCCCGGTCCGCCCGGGTTACCGTTCGTTCAGGTCAGCAGTGCCGGTGCCGGTGAAAGGTGTGCGCAGATGAGCTCTCGGATTCGGGTCGTCGTCGCGAAGCCCGGCCTGGACGGCCACGACCGCGGCGCGAAGGTCGTCGCCCGTGCGCTGCGCGACGCCGGCATGGAGGTCATCTACACCGGCCTGCACCAGACCCCCGAGCAGATCGTCGAGACGGCGATCCAGGAGGACGCGGACGCGGTCGGGCTCTCGGTGCTCTCCGGCGCGCACATGACGCTGTTCAAGCGGGTCGTCGAGCTGCTCACCGAACGCGAGGCGGCCGACATCGTGGTCTTCGGCGGCGGCATCATCCCGGAGGCCGACATCCCGGAGCTGGAGCGGCTCGGCGTCGCGAAGATCTTCACCCCGGGCGCCACCACCGGATCGATCGTCGACTGGGTACGGGAGAACGTGGCCCAGCCGGTCGGCTGATTCCGGGCAGGGGGAGGGGCCGGACGCACCCCTCACACGCCCGGCCCCTCTATGCACGATGCCCCGCCGCCACCCCTCGACCGACAGGGCATCGGCCGCTCCCGTCATCGCGCTTTGACCAGCGCTCCGACATCAGACTCAACGACGCCCCTGACCGGGGGTTACGCCCCGGCGCGGACATCCCCTCCCTCGGACGGCTGACGCCGCGTCTCCCGTTGTGCGCTCCCGCGACGACGGTTGTGCATTACCGCACACCCCGCACCCGCTCGGTTGCCGCCGGTTCCCATCTCGTTAGGCTGCGGCAAATGGCCTGTCTGTTCTGATGACAGGCGTCAAACTGATTTTCCAACGCTGGTGGCGGCGCGACGGCGCGCCGCGGAGACGGGACGGGACGCGCAATCGTGGACCTGTACGAGTACCAGGGGCGGGACCTGTTCGAGCGGCACGGCTTGCCCGTGCTCGCCGGCGGCGTCGCCACTACCCCGGAGGAGGCCCGCGCGATCGCCGAACGCCTCGGCGGCCGGGTGGTCGTCAAGGCACAGGTGAAGGTCGGTGGCCGCGGCAAGGCCGGCGGCGTGAAGCTGGCCGAGGGCGCGGAGGAGACGGTGGCCCGGGCCACCGACATCCTCGGCATGGACATCAAGGGTCACACGGTCCACAAGGTCATGATCACGGTGACCGCGGACGTGGCCGAGGAGTACTACTTCTCGTACCTGCTCGACCGGGCGAACCGCACCTTCCTCTGCATCGCCAGCGTCGCCGGCGGCATGGACATCGAGGCGGTCGCCGCCGAGACCCCCGAGAAGGTCGTCAAGGCGCCGATCGACGCGAACACCGGCGTGGACGAGGCCAAGGCGCGTGAGATCGTCACCGCGGCCGGCTTCCCGGCCGAGGTCGCCGACCAGATCGTCGACGTCGCGGTCGGGCTGTGGCAGGCGTTCGTCGCCGAGGACGCCACCCTGGTCGAGGTGAACCCGCTGGCCACCACGAAGGACGGCAAGCTGCTGCTCCTGGACGCCAAGGTCACCCTGGACGAGAACGCCGGGTTCCGGCACCCGGACCACGAGGCCCTGGTCGACCAGGCGTCGGTGGACCCGCTGGAGCAGGCCGCCAAGTCCAAGGACCTCAACTACGTCAAGCTCGACGGCGAGGTCGGCATCATCGGCAACGGCGCGGGCCTGGTCATGTCCACGCTCGACGTGGTCGCGTACGCCGGTGAGCGGCACGGCGGCGTCAAGCCGGCCAACTTCCTCGACATCGGCGGCGGCGCGAGCGCCGAGGTGATGGCGAACGGCCTGGAGATCGTCCTCTCCGACCCGTCGGTGAAGAGCGTCTTCGTCAACGTCTTCGGCGGCATCACCGCCTGCGACGCGGTCGCCAACGGCATCGTGCAGGCGCTGGCGCTGCTGGAGCAGCGCGGCGAGAAGGCCACCAAGCCGCTCGTGGTCCGCCTCGACGGCAACAACGCCGAGGAGGGCCGGGCCATCCTCGACGGCGCGGCGAACCCGCTCATCCAGCGGGTCGACACCATGGACGGCGCGGCCGAGCGGGCCGCCGAGCTGGCAGCTGCGGGGGTCTGACAATGGCTATCTGGCTGACCAAGGACTCCAAGGTCATCGTGCAGGGCATGACCGGTTCCGAGGGTTCCAAGCACACCCGGCGGATGCTTGCCGCCGGCACCACCGTGGTCGGCGGCGTGAACCCGCGCAAGGCCGGCACCACCGTCGACTTCGACGGCACCGAGCTGCCCGTCTTCGCCTCCGTCGCGGACGCGATGAAGTCCACCGGGGCCGACGTCACGGTCATCTTCGTGCCGCCGCAGTTCACCAAGGCCGCGGTGGTCGAGGCGATCGACGCCGGCATCGACCTGGCCGTGGTGATCACCGAGGGCGTGCCGGTGCACGACACCGCCGCGTTCTGGGCGTACAACGTGGCCAAGGGCGAGCGGACCCGGATCATCGGCCCGAACTGCCCCGGCATCGCCTCGCCGGGCGCGTCCAACGCCGGCATCATCCCGGCCGACATCACCGGCACCGGCCGGATCGGCCTGGTCAGCAAGAGCGGCACGCTGACCTACCAGATGATGTACGAGCTGCGTGACATCGGCTTCTCCACCTGCGTCGGCATCGGCGGTGACCCGATCATCGGGACCACCCACATCGACGCGCTGGCCGCCTTCGAGGCGGACCCGGAGACCGACGCGATCGTCATGATCGGTGAGATCGGCGGTGACGCCGAGGAGCGGGCGGCCGAGTTCATCAAGGCCAACGTCACCAAGCCGGTGGTCGGCTACATCGCCGGCTTCACCGCACCGCCCGGCAAGACCATGGGTC is a window from the Micromonospora sp. DSM 45708 genome containing:
- the sucD gene encoding succinate--CoA ligase subunit alpha; the protein is MAIWLTKDSKVIVQGMTGSEGSKHTRRMLAAGTTVVGGVNPRKAGTTVDFDGTELPVFASVADAMKSTGADVTVIFVPPQFTKAAVVEAIDAGIDLAVVITEGVPVHDTAAFWAYNVAKGERTRIIGPNCPGIASPGASNAGIIPADITGTGRIGLVSKSGTLTYQMMYELRDIGFSTCVGIGGDPIIGTTHIDALAAFEADPETDAIVMIGEIGGDAEERAAEFIKANVTKPVVGYIAGFTAPPGKTMGHAGAIISGSAGTADAKKSALEAVGVKVGKTPTETAELMRELMSGR
- a CDS encoding cobalamin B12-binding domain-containing protein, coding for MSSRIRVVVAKPGLDGHDRGAKVVARALRDAGMEVIYTGLHQTPEQIVETAIQEDADAVGLSVLSGAHMTLFKRVVELLTEREAADIVVFGGGIIPEADIPELERLGVAKIFTPGATTGSIVDWVRENVAQPVG
- the sucC gene encoding ADP-forming succinate--CoA ligase subunit beta is translated as MDLYEYQGRDLFERHGLPVLAGGVATTPEEARAIAERLGGRVVVKAQVKVGGRGKAGGVKLAEGAEETVARATDILGMDIKGHTVHKVMITVTADVAEEYYFSYLLDRANRTFLCIASVAGGMDIEAVAAETPEKVVKAPIDANTGVDEAKAREIVTAAGFPAEVADQIVDVAVGLWQAFVAEDATLVEVNPLATTKDGKLLLLDAKVTLDENAGFRHPDHEALVDQASVDPLEQAAKSKDLNYVKLDGEVGIIGNGAGLVMSTLDVVAYAGERHGGVKPANFLDIGGGASAEVMANGLEIVLSDPSVKSVFVNVFGGITACDAVANGIVQALALLEQRGEKATKPLVVRLDGNNAEEGRAILDGAANPLIQRVDTMDGAAERAAELAAAGV
- a CDS encoding M23 family metallopeptidase, translated to MRQRLSSEPDRYRGRRRVPTPPRSRYAAVVTTAFVGAGIVALGANALPDAKSVSPSVLDELRQASIASQDAAARADTADRATRDDRSGGDAAATEQDPWLLPLHGYDFKSPYGMRWGKLHTGIDLVAPEGTPYKAVHAGTVTKAGWFGGYGYAVIVRHADGSEAIYGHSSAVTVKEGQEVKAGDQLGLVGNTGHSYGSHLHLEVHVNGEPRDPVTFLQERGVDIKLETEALYGDVAAS